The genomic segment TGCATCTCGGGCATCAGCGCATTCTGCGCACGGCGCGGGCGCTGGCGCACGTGTCGTCGTCGGCGGTGGTGGCGATGACGTTCGAGCCGCTGCCGCTGGCGATCCTGCGGCCCGATGCGGCGCCGCCGCGATTGACTCCGTGGGACGAAAAGCTGGCACAGCTTCAGCGGGCCGGCGCCGACGCGGTCGTTCGACTCGATGCCGATTGGCCGCTGCTGTCGCTCTCGGCGGAGGATTTCGTGCGCGAGATTCTGGTAAAACGGATCCACCCGTCGTACATCGTGGAAGGCCCGAATTTTGGATTCGGCCGCGGGCGAACCGGGAACGTGGATACGCTGCGCACGCTGGCCTCGCGCGGCGGCTATCAGGTACGCGACGTGGAGCCGTACCGTCTTGAACTGCCCGGCGATGGACTGGTCGCGGTCTCCAGCACGTTGATTCGTCGATTGGTGGCCGCCGGCCGCGTCGAAGATGCGGCCAAGTGCATGGGTCGGTCGTACGCGCTGGTGGGGCAGGTTGTTCACGGCGCGGGCGAAGGGCGCAAGATGGGATATCCGACGATCAATCTGGAAGTGCCCGGGCAGTTGATCCCGGCGGAAGGGGTTTATGCCGGCTGGGCCGAGGTCGCAGGCATGCATCGTCCGGCGGCGATCAGCATCGGCACGCGGCCGACGCTGGGCGGCGGTGCGCTGGTGGTGGAGGCGTTTGTGCTGGAGGAATCCGGCGATTGGTACGCGTCGTCAGCGCGGCTGGAGTTCGTCAGGCGGCTTCGCGATCAGCGGAAGTTCGCGTCGCGCGAGGAGCTGACGAGGCAGATCACGCAGGACATTGAACAGGTGCGAGCGCTGACCGCGCGGGAGCCGATCGCCTGAATGAACCGACCAATCCTGATCGACGTGTCGCAAGTCGTCGCACGGCTGGAAGCCGCGCCGCGCGTGATCATTACAACGCACACGCGCGCCGACGGCGACGCAATCGGGAGTGCCGCTGGTTTGGCAAGGTTGCTGGCAGCGCGCGGGGCGTCGGTTGCGGTGATGTTGCACGAGCCGGCTCTGGAGCGGTATGCGTTCCTGACGGCGACCCAGCCGTGCGAGGTGTGGGAAGAATCGGGCATCGCGGCACGATTGAAGGCGTGCGATCTGCTCGTGATCGTGGACACGTGCGCGACGATGCAACTGGGGATGCTGCCGGCGGCGCTGGCCGAGGCGCGGGTAGCGACGGTTGCGATGGATCATCACGTGACGCGCGACCCGGTCGCCAACGAAGCGTGGATCGATGAGCGTGCGGCGGCTTGCGCGCAGATGATCGCGGAATTGTGCGACGCGGCCGGGTGGGCGATGCCTCCGGACGTGGCGACGCTGCTGTTCAGCGGGCTGGCGACGGACACGGGCTGGTATCGCTTTTCCAATGCGGATGCGCGAGTGTTTGAGACGGCGGCGCGGCTGGTGGCGCGCGGGGCGCGGCCGAGCGAGTTGTACGAGCGATTGTATTTGAACGAGCCGATGGCGCGGGCGCGGCTGCTGGGTGAGGTGTTATCGAGTTTTGAGCTGCTGGCGGGAGGGCGGCTGGCGGTGATTCGCGTGACGCAGGCGATGTTGCAGCGGAGCGGCGCGACGCGTGCGATGACGGAGGACCTGATCAACGAGCCGCAGCGCGTCGGCAGCGTCGTGGCGTGTGTGCTGGCGGTGGAGCCGGCGCCGGGTGAGCCGGTGCGCGTGAGCCTTCGCAGCAAGCGTGACGTAAATGTGGCGACGATCGCGGCGCGGTTCGGCGGCGGGGGGCACGAACGGGCGGCGGGCGTGCGCATGGAGGGTCCTTTTGAGGAGGTCATCGAGCAGGTGACCAATGCGGTTTGCCGAGCGCTGGAAGCGACGGCGACAGCGGGAGAGAGCGCATGAACCGGCCGGTGAGTTGGTCGCAGCTTGGCGGCGGGCTGGGTCGGCTTCCGGCGGGGCTTCGCCTGATGATCGGCACGTTTGTCGTAATCATCGGGCTGGGGTATCTGGCGGCGGTTGCCAACGTCTATTACAGCCATCGGCTGGCGGACGGGGCCGAGGGGTTGGGTCTGGGCGACATCCGGGCGGTGTATGGCGGGCTTCGCGCGGGAGATGCGAAGGCCGGCGGCGCGGCAACATCGCGCATGCTGACGATGGTTCGCGGTGCGATGCGGCAATACTTCGACTCCGACGAGGACTACGCGATTCTGGAGAAGTGGTTGGTCGCCGGCGCCGATCCCGCCGGGCTGGATGCGGGTGAGGGCCGGCAGACGCCACGTCGCGTATTGATTCGCAGCTGTCTGCGGTGTCATGCCGTCAGCACGGGCTCGGAGATCGCGCGGAAGGCGCCGTTCGGACAGGATGAATTCGACGCCGATGCGGCGATGCTCGCGCGGTTCACCGGGTCTGGCGGCAAGAGCGACGGGAGCACAGGCGTTGAGGCTGGCGAGTCGTCTAACAAGACGGGCACCTTCGCGCCGCCGCAGTACGACGTGCCGCGCCTGCTGCTGATCAGCCATCAACACATGCTTGCGATTCCGATTTTCACGATTCTCCTCGGGGGGTTGTTTGCTTTGACGCGGTGGCCTGCGAGGTTTCGGGCGGTCCTCGTGCCGTTGCCGATGCTGGCGACGCTGCTCGATTTTTCGGGCTGGTATCTGGCGCGGGTCTGGAGCGGCGGGGCTTGGCTGATCGCCGTCATGGGCGGCGTTTTCGGGCTGGCGTTTGGCGTGCAAATCCTCGCGATTCTGATTGATTTGGCGCGGCCGGCGAGCCGCGAGCCAAGCGCGTAAGGTGGGCAGAATCAGCCGTGGGAGTCGGGTCGTTTTGCGGGCCGGAATCAGCTTATAATGAGTTACGCACCGCCAGGTCATGCCGCAGCGGTGCGGGAGATGCCGATGACGGCTGCGTCGCACACCCATCCCGACGAGTTGCTGGAAAAACTCCAGTCGCTTCGCGCGAATATCGAGTCGGTGTTCATCGGCAAGAGCGAGGCGGTCACGCAATTGCTGATCGGTCTGATCGCGCGTGGCCACGTTCTGATCGACGACGTGCCCGGCGTGGGGAAGACGGTGCTCGCGCGAGCCGTCGCGCGGAGCATTGACTGCCGGTTTTCGCGGATTCAGTTGACACCGGATCTGCTGCCGTCCGACATCCTCGGCGTGAGCATTTACAACGACAAGACGGGGATGTTCGAGTTTAAGCGCGGTCCGGTCTTCACCAACATTCTGCTCGCGGACGAGATCAACCGCACGACGCCACGCACGCAGTCGGCCCTGCTCGAAGTCATGAACGAAACGCAGGTCAGCATCGACGGCCAGACGATGCGCCTGGATCAGCCGTTCATGGTCATCGCGACGCAGAATCCGTTCGAGTTCGAGGGAACGTACTTCCTGCCCGAGAATCAGCTCGATCGGTTCATTCTGCGTATACGGATTGGCTACCCCGCGCGGGAAGATGAGCGGTTGATTCTCCGCCAGCAGCCGGAGCGTGCCCCGCTGGAGAGCCTGACGCCGGTGATGCAGGCGGCGGATGTAATGCGATTGCAGGAACTGGCGGATCAGGTGCGCGTGGACGATGCCCTGATGGATTACCTTCAGGACCTGGTGGATGCGACGCGCCGGCACGATGCGTTTGAGATCGGCGTTTCGCCGCGCGGAGCGCTGGCGCTGCTGCGTGCGGCGCGGGCGTCGGCGCTGCTGGCCGGACGGAACTACACCGTGCCGGATGATTTCAAGACGCTGGCCGCGCCGGTGTTCGCGCACCGGGTCGTCAACAAGTCGTATTTGCGCGACGGGCATGCTGCGTCGAGCGATCAGATTCTGCGCGACTTGATCGAACAGGTGCGCGTACCGGTGTGACGCGCGGCGACCGAGAGGGCCGGCGCCGCGGCGGCGATGCCGGATGGTGCCCATGTTTCATCATGTATCACGCTGGCTTGCCGGGGTGCGACTTCTGCCCGTGCATCGGCTGGGGCTGGGTCGCGGGGGATTCTTTTTCATCGTCGGCACCGCGATGGTCGGAGCCGCCGGCCTGGATGCCGACGCCAATCTGCTCTTGATTCTGTTCGGTCTCTGCTGCGGCGGGATCGTCTTGAGTTTTTTCGCCGGCTGGCGGGGCTTGCGCGGTTTGCAGGTTGAGCGTGTGGCGCCCGAGACGGTCGTGCAGGGTCAACCGTTTGAGATCCGTTATACGCTGGTCAATCGGCGGGTCTGGGGTTGCGCAAGGGGGATTCAGCTTCAGGACATCAGCGCATCGCGCCATCGGCTGACCGTGGCGCAGGCATTGGTGCCGGCGCTCCGGCCGGCCGAGCAGATCACGCTGACGGTCCCCGCCGTCGCGACGATGCGCGGCCGAGTCAAACTCTCGCACTTGCGTTTGAGCACGCGCTTTCCGTTTTCGATTTTCACAAAGAGCCTGATCCTCCCGCGGCCGCAGGAGATCATCGCCTTTCCACGGTTGTGCCGGATCGCATTGCCGATTCGTCAGATCAGTCAATCGGCCGATTCGGCTTCAAGCGGGTTGCTGACGTCCCGCACGCGAGGCGACGATGAGTATTACGGGATTCGTGAATACCGATCGGGCGACAACCCGCGGCGGATTCACTGGCGGCAGAGCGCTCGCACCGGACAACTCATGATCCGAGAGATGTCGCGCTTTCAGGATCACCGCATCTGGTGCATCGTCCACACGCGCGTGGACCGGGGCGATGTGAATCAATCGGAGAACCTGGAGCGGGCGATTAGCGCCGCGGCAACGGTCTTGTGCGATGCGCTGGAGCAGGGAGCGCGCGTCGGGCTGATCTGCGACGGCCAGCCGTTCTGCGTCATGCCGCCGGGGGCAAGCCGCGCCTATCGGCCGCGCCTGCTGCGCGAGCTGGCGCTGCGCGCGGGCAGTCCGAACGCCGAGTTGGCCGAGCCGTTGCGCCGATTGGCGTGGCCGGCGCGGTGGCGTGGTCCGTGCTTGTTGTTCGCGGCGCGGGTGGATGACGATCTTCGAGCGGCGGCGGACTGGCTGGGGCGGCGTGCGGGGCCGACGGTGCTGCTGGCGCCGGGGACGCCGGCGTTTGAGACGCATTTTTGTTTTGAGGACAGGCCGGACTCTTCTGTTCCGCGGCGCCGCGGATCCAGACCTGCTTCGCGCAGTGACGCGATCATTCGGGGAGGTCGCGGATGATCGCACCCCGCTCGCTGATGCACGTCGGTCTGCTGGTGCTGTCGCTGGTCAACATGCTGCCGGCGCTGGAGGCCGAGGACGCGTGGTGGTATCTCGCGCTGGCGTCCGGCGCGGCGATGGTCAGTTTCGCGCTGTCGGGATCGAAATGGACTGATTCGGTGCGCCCGTCCATGATCACCGCGGGCGTGCTGTGTGCGGTTATTTATACCGTGTATGAAATGTTCCTGCGCACGGACGAAGCGCCGGTGTACATCCTGAACCTCGCGCACTTCATCATCCTGCTATGCTGCTGCAAGTTCTTCGAATTGCGCACGGCGCGCGACGCTGGCATCATCGTGCTCATGGCCTTTCTGCTGCTTATCATTGGCGCGTTTGTCAGCGCCAGCCTGTTGTTTGCCGTGGTGATCCTTATTGATCTTACATTCGGCGTCGCATGGCTGCTGGAGTTTCACACCCGATGTGAGGTTCAGCGTGTCGCCGCATCGGCCGCACAAATCCGTTCGATCGCTCGTCCGTCGCAAGAGGATGACATCGAAACACCGTTCACCCTGCGAACCCGACTCACCGGGGCATTGGGAAGCTCGCTCGGCCTCGCGGTTGTCGCCCTGGTGATCTTCATTGCCATTCCGCGCGGCTGGAGCACGGGATTGTTCGGGCGGATGCATCGGATGGTGCCCACCGCCGTCAGCGGGTTTACGGATGAAATCACGCTGCGCGACGCGGCGATCTTTGAGGATCCGACGCCGGTCATGCGGGTCCGATTCACGCAGGCCGGGCGCGTTCTGACCGATGAGGACATTCGCCCGTTGATGCGCGGCAGCACGATGGATCGCTATGTGCGCGGGCGATGGGAGCGGACGCACAGCTACGCACCCGCGCGGCGGCACGCGCAGCGCGGGATCAGCGTTGAGCCGCTCTTCAACGTTTCGACGCGCTACGTGCCCACCGATCTGATGGAGCAGGACATCACGCTGTTTCAGCCGACGCGCGGGAACCTGTTCGCGGCGTACCCCCCGGTCTACTTCGGCTCGAACGATTTCTCGTTCCTCCAGCAGGATCCGGTCGATCTGTGCCTGCACACGCCGCAGGTGCCGCGGCGCGACGTGCGCTATTATGTCTATTCTCTTCGCCCGGATCGCCCCGTTTTCAATCGGCGGATCGAGTTCTCGCCGCGGACGTATTACCGCCGGGACGAAATCTCCGTCATCGCGCCGCGGGTCATCGATTTCGCCGTGGAGCTATGCCGCGACTTCGGCAACGCACTGGACCCCCTTCAGCGCGAAACGATCGTGGCGCAGATCGAGCGCCATTTCGCCCAGGGGCCCTACACCTACACCCTCTCGCGCGGGCGGCCGCCGCACGGCGTTGATCCCGTCGAGGATTTTCTGTACACCTCACGAAAAGGACACTGCGAGTACTTCGCTTCGGCGATGGCCGTCGTCTGTCAGGCAGCCGGCATTCCTGCCCGCCTGGTCACCGGTTTCGCCGGTGGCGAGTTCGATCCGGCGTCGGGCACGTTTCAGTTTCGGCAGAAAGATGCCCACGCATGGGTGGAGGTGTTCATTCCTGAAAAGGGCTGGTTGCCCTTCGATCCGACGCCCGCTGTCGGCGCGCGGGAGATCAACCGCGGGGGTGGATTGTTGGCACGGATAGTTCACTGGGTTGATCTGTTGCGCGCGCAGTGGTCCTCGTCCGTGGTGTTGTTTGACGCGAACCGCCGCGGTGGACTGTTGGCGCGCTTCGGCGACTGGTTCAGGACGCTGGGCGCCGCCGGGCAGGACGGCTCGGCGATCGGAACGATCAAGGCGCTTCTCATGGGGCCGGAGATGATCCGGCCGATCGAACGCGTGATGTATTGGCTGCTGATGTTGTTGATCGCGGCCTTGCTGGTGATCCTCGTCCGTGTACTTTGGCTGACGACGCTGATCGTCCGTGCTTATCTTCCCGGTCCGAGTGGACCGGCTAGTCGCCACCCGCGACGGGCGGATGCGCGTTTTTACGATCGCCTGCTGGCCCTGCTGGAGAACAAAGGCCACGCCAAGCCCGTCTGCCTGACTCCGCTCGAATTCGCCCAGCGCCTCGCGCGGTCTCACCGCGACTTGAGCGAGATGCCGACTTTCGTACACTGGTTCTACGAGGCGCAGTTCGGCGCGCGCCCGC from the Planctomycetia bacterium genome contains:
- a CDS encoding bifunctional riboflavin kinase/FAD synthetase, translated to MRVYRGVAGIDDALRGAVLTVGNFDGVHLGHQRILRTARALAHVSSSAVVAMTFEPLPLAILRPDAAPPRLTPWDEKLAQLQRAGADAVVRLDADWPLLSLSAEDFVREILVKRIHPSYIVEGPNFGFGRGRTGNVDTLRTLASRGGYQVRDVEPYRLELPGDGLVAVSSTLIRRLVAAGRVEDAAKCMGRSYALVGQVVHGAGEGRKMGYPTINLEVPGQLIPAEGVYAGWAEVAGMHRPAAISIGTRPTLGGGALVVEAFVLEESGDWYASSARLEFVRRLRDQRKFASREELTRQITQDIEQVRALTAREPIA
- a CDS encoding bifunctional oligoribonuclease/PAP phosphatase NrnA; the encoded protein is MNRPILIDVSQVVARLEAAPRVIITTHTRADGDAIGSAAGLARLLAARGASVAVMLHEPALERYAFLTATQPCEVWEESGIAARLKACDLLVIVDTCATMQLGMLPAALAEARVATVAMDHHVTRDPVANEAWIDERAAACAQMIAELCDAAGWAMPPDVATLLFSGLATDTGWYRFSNADARVFETAARLVARGARPSELYERLYLNEPMARARLLGEVLSSFELLAGGRLAVIRVTQAMLQRSGATRAMTEDLINEPQRVGSVVACVLAVEPAPGEPVRVSLRSKRDVNVATIAARFGGGGHERAAGVRMEGPFEEVIEQVTNAVCRALEATATAGESA
- a CDS encoding MoxR family ATPase yields the protein MTAASHTHPDELLEKLQSLRANIESVFIGKSEAVTQLLIGLIARGHVLIDDVPGVGKTVLARAVARSIDCRFSRIQLTPDLLPSDILGVSIYNDKTGMFEFKRGPVFTNILLADEINRTTPRTQSALLEVMNETQVSIDGQTMRLDQPFMVIATQNPFEFEGTYFLPENQLDRFILRIRIGYPAREDERLILRQQPERAPLESLTPVMQAADVMRLQELADQVRVDDALMDYLQDLVDATRRHDAFEIGVSPRGALALLRAARASALLAGRNYTVPDDFKTLAAPVFAHRVVNKSYLRDGHAASSDQILRDLIEQVRVPV
- a CDS encoding DUF58 domain-containing protein yields the protein MFHHVSRWLAGVRLLPVHRLGLGRGGFFFIVGTAMVGAAGLDADANLLLILFGLCCGGIVLSFFAGWRGLRGLQVERVAPETVVQGQPFEIRYTLVNRRVWGCARGIQLQDISASRHRLTVAQALVPALRPAEQITLTVPAVATMRGRVKLSHLRLSTRFPFSIFTKSLILPRPQEIIAFPRLCRIALPIRQISQSADSASSGLLTSRTRGDDEYYGIREYRSGDNPRRIHWRQSARTGQLMIREMSRFQDHRIWCIVHTRVDRGDVNQSENLERAISAAATVLCDALEQGARVGLICDGQPFCVMPPGASRAYRPRLLRELALRAGSPNAELAEPLRRLAWPARWRGPCLLFAARVDDDLRAAADWLGRRAGPTVLLAPGTPAFETHFCFEDRPDSSVPRRRGSRPASRSDAIIRGGRG
- a CDS encoding DUF3488 domain-containing protein, with the protein product MIAPRSLMHVGLLVLSLVNMLPALEAEDAWWYLALASGAAMVSFALSGSKWTDSVRPSMITAGVLCAVIYTVYEMFLRTDEAPVYILNLAHFIILLCCCKFFELRTARDAGIIVLMAFLLLIIGAFVSASLLFAVVILIDLTFGVAWLLEFHTRCEVQRVAASAAQIRSIARPSQEDDIETPFTLRTRLTGALGSSLGLAVVALVIFIAIPRGWSTGLFGRMHRMVPTAVSGFTDEITLRDAAIFEDPTPVMRVRFTQAGRVLTDEDIRPLMRGSTMDRYVRGRWERTHSYAPARRHAQRGISVEPLFNVSTRYVPTDLMEQDITLFQPTRGNLFAAYPPVYFGSNDFSFLQQDPVDLCLHTPQVPRRDVRYYVYSLRPDRPVFNRRIEFSPRTYYRRDEISVIAPRVIDFAVELCRDFGNALDPLQRETIVAQIERHFAQGPYTYTLSRGRPPHGVDPVEDFLYTSRKGHCEYFASAMAVVCQAAGIPARLVTGFAGGEFDPASGTFQFRQKDAHAWVEVFIPEKGWLPFDPTPAVGAREINRGGGLLARIVHWVDLLRAQWSSSVVLFDANRRGGLLARFGDWFRTLGAAGQDGSAIGTIKALLMGPEMIRPIERVMYWLLMLLIAALLVILVRVLWLTTLIVRAYLPGPSGPASRHPRRADARFYDRLLALLENKGHAKPVCLTPLEFAQRLARSHRDLSEMPTFVHWFYEAQFGARPLPRDRIRRLNGFLQRLRDDPAFGTR